In Streptomyces seoulensis, the following are encoded in one genomic region:
- the cydD gene encoding thiol reductant ABC exporter subunit CydD: MKPIDPRLLRYAGATRFFLVAVVLLGGLGAGLVIAQAMLIAEIVVGAFQHGKSAGDLVTPLALLAGVACGRALVSWLTELAAHKASAAVKSELRERLVERAAVLGPGWLSGQRTGSLVTLATRGVDALDDYFSRYLPQMGLALVVPVAVLARIVTEDWVSAAIIVATLPLIPVFMILIGWATQSRMDRQWSLLSRLSGHFLDVVAGLPTLKVFGRAKAQAESIRKITGEYRRATMRTLRIAFLSSFALELLATLSVALVAVTIGMRLVHGGMDLYIGLVILILAPEAYLPLRQVGAQYHAAAEGLAAAEEIFAVLETPVPATGTAPVPAGSLAFDSMTVRYPGRSADAVTDVSFSVEPGETVALIGPSGAGKSTLLGVLLGFVRPTEGQVRVGGADLAGLDLEEWRSRIAWVPQRPHLYAGTIAENVRLARPDADDAAVRRALADAGALEFVDALPAGAGTLLGEDGAGLSAGQRQRLALARAFLADRPVLLLDEPTAALDGATEADVVAAVRRLAVGRTVLLVVHRPALLEVADRVVRLELSEPAAAPEPVMAEALAPELAATALDAHVPEPAGGEAFFPEQDDADDDRNAPEETTAGERGILGRVRSVAAARRGRLLFALLLGSLALGCAVGLMATSGWLISRASQQPPVLYLLVAVTATRFFGIGRAVFRYSERLVSHDAVLRMLADTRVAVYKRLERLAPAGLRGIRRGDLLSRLVDDVDAFQDYWLRWLLPTGVAVVVSAASVGFTAWLLPEAGAALAVGLLLAGVGVPLITAAVARRTERRLAPARGVLATRVTDLLTGTAELTVAGALPSRTAATREADGTLTRIASRSAGVTALGDGLTALISGLTVTVAALLGAQAAAQGRIHGVLVAVVVLTPLAAFEAVLGLPVAVRFRQRVARSAERVYEVLDAPVPVHEPEQPREAPASPFPLVVRDLSARYEDQHQDALHGLDLTLDRGRRIAVVGPSGSGKTTLAQVLLRFLDPGAGTYTLAGVPAAEMDGDEVRRLVGLCAQDAHLFDSTVRENLLLARKDATEAALRDVLLRARLLDWVDGLPDGLDTHVGEHGARLSGGQRQRLALARALLADFPVLVLDEPAEHLDLPTADALTDDLLAATEGRTSLLITHRLAGLAAVDEVLVLDAGRVVQRGPYAELLAVDGPLAAMARREAEAEALVVL; this comes from the coding sequence GTGAAACCGATCGATCCCCGCCTGCTGCGCTACGCCGGTGCCACGCGCTTCTTCCTCGTGGCGGTCGTCCTCCTGGGCGGGCTCGGCGCCGGTCTGGTCATCGCCCAGGCCATGCTGATCGCCGAGATCGTGGTCGGCGCCTTCCAGCACGGCAAGTCGGCAGGTGACCTGGTCACCCCGCTGGCGCTGCTGGCGGGCGTGGCCTGCGGGCGGGCACTGGTCTCCTGGCTCACCGAGCTGGCGGCGCACAAGGCCAGCGCGGCCGTGAAGTCCGAGCTGCGGGAGCGCCTGGTCGAGCGGGCCGCCGTGCTGGGTCCCGGCTGGCTGAGCGGCCAGCGCACCGGCTCGCTGGTCACCCTGGCCACGCGCGGGGTCGACGCCCTGGACGACTACTTCTCGCGGTACCTGCCGCAGATGGGCCTCGCCCTGGTCGTCCCGGTGGCGGTGCTGGCGCGGATCGTCACCGAGGACTGGGTCTCGGCGGCGATCATCGTCGCCACTCTCCCCCTCATCCCGGTCTTCATGATCCTGATCGGCTGGGCCACCCAGTCCCGGATGGACCGCCAGTGGTCGCTGCTGTCCCGGCTCTCCGGCCACTTCCTGGACGTGGTCGCGGGGCTGCCCACGCTGAAGGTGTTCGGGCGGGCCAAGGCGCAGGCCGAGTCCATCCGCAAGATCACCGGCGAGTACCGCCGGGCCACCATGCGGACCCTGCGGATCGCCTTCCTCTCCTCCTTCGCGCTGGAGCTGCTGGCCACGCTCTCCGTCGCGCTGGTCGCCGTCACCATCGGCATGCGGCTGGTGCACGGCGGAATGGACCTCTACATCGGCCTGGTCATCCTGATCCTGGCCCCGGAGGCGTACCTCCCGCTGCGCCAGGTGGGCGCGCAGTACCACGCGGCGGCGGAGGGTCTGGCCGCCGCCGAGGAGATCTTCGCCGTGCTGGAGACGCCGGTCCCGGCCACCGGCACCGCCCCCGTCCCGGCCGGCTCGCTGGCCTTCGATTCCATGACGGTCCGCTACCCCGGCCGCTCGGCGGATGCCGTCACCGATGTGTCCTTCTCCGTGGAACCCGGCGAGACCGTGGCCCTGATCGGGCCGAGCGGTGCGGGCAAGTCCACCCTGCTCGGCGTGCTCCTCGGCTTCGTCCGGCCCACCGAGGGCCAGGTCCGCGTCGGCGGCGCCGACCTCGCCGGCCTCGACCTGGAGGAATGGCGCTCCAGGATCGCCTGGGTACCGCAGCGCCCGCACCTGTACGCCGGGACCATCGCCGAGAACGTCCGCCTGGCCCGCCCCGACGCGGACGACGCCGCCGTACGCCGGGCACTGGCCGACGCCGGTGCGCTGGAGTTCGTGGACGCGCTGCCCGCGGGCGCCGGCACCCTGCTCGGGGAGGACGGCGCCGGACTCTCCGCAGGTCAGCGGCAGCGGCTCGCCCTGGCCCGCGCCTTCCTCGCCGACCGTCCGGTGCTGCTGCTGGACGAGCCCACCGCCGCGCTGGACGGTGCCACCGAGGCCGACGTCGTCGCGGCGGTACGACGCCTCGCCGTCGGCCGTACGGTCCTGCTCGTCGTGCACCGGCCCGCCCTGCTGGAGGTCGCCGACCGGGTCGTACGGCTGGAGCTGTCCGAGCCCGCCGCCGCGCCCGAGCCGGTCATGGCCGAGGCGCTCGCCCCCGAACTCGCCGCCACCGCGCTCGACGCGCACGTACCGGAGCCCGCGGGCGGCGAAGCCTTCTTCCCCGAGCAGGACGACGCCGACGACGACCGGAACGCGCCCGAGGAGACCACGGCCGGTGAGCGCGGCATTCTGGGCCGCGTCCGCTCCGTGGCCGCCGCCCGGCGCGGACGGCTCCTCTTCGCGCTGCTGCTCGGCAGCCTCGCCCTGGGCTGCGCCGTCGGTCTGATGGCGACCTCCGGCTGGCTGATCTCGCGCGCCTCCCAGCAGCCGCCGGTGCTCTATCTCCTGGTCGCCGTGACGGCCACCCGGTTCTTCGGCATCGGCCGGGCCGTCTTCCGGTACAGCGAGCGGCTGGTGTCGCACGACGCCGTGCTGCGCATGCTCGCCGACACCCGCGTCGCCGTCTACAAGAGGCTTGAGCGGCTGGCCCCGGCGGGGTTGCGCGGCATCCGGCGCGGTGATCTGCTCAGCCGGCTCGTCGACGACGTGGACGCCTTCCAGGACTACTGGCTGCGCTGGCTGCTGCCCACCGGTGTGGCGGTCGTCGTCTCCGCCGCCTCGGTCGGGTTCACCGCCTGGCTGCTCCCCGAAGCGGGCGCCGCGCTCGCCGTCGGCCTGCTGCTCGCCGGGGTCGGCGTCCCGCTGATCACGGCGGCCGTGGCCCGGCGCACCGAACGACGGCTGGCGCCCGCCCGGGGCGTGCTGGCCACCCGCGTCACCGACCTGCTCACCGGCACCGCCGAGCTGACCGTCGCCGGGGCGCTGCCCTCGCGCACGGCGGCCACCCGTGAGGCCGACGGCACCCTGACCCGGATCGCGTCCCGCTCGGCCGGGGTCACCGCCCTCGGCGACGGCCTGACCGCGCTGATCTCCGGTCTTACCGTCACCGTGGCCGCACTGCTCGGCGCGCAGGCGGCGGCCCAGGGCCGTATCCACGGCGTGCTGGTGGCCGTGGTCGTCCTCACCCCGCTGGCCGCCTTCGAAGCCGTGCTCGGCCTTCCGGTGGCCGTCCGCTTCCGGCAGCGGGTCGCCCGCAGCGCCGAGCGGGTCTACGAGGTGCTGGACGCCCCGGTGCCGGTGCACGAGCCGGAGCAGCCGCGTGAGGCCCCCGCGTCCCCGTTCCCGCTCGTGGTGCGGGACCTGAGCGCCCGCTACGAGGACCAGCACCAGGACGCGCTGCACGGGCTCGACCTCACGCTGGACCGGGGCCGCCGGATCGCCGTGGTCGGCCCCTCGGGCTCCGGCAAGACCACCCTCGCCCAGGTGCTGCTCCGCTTCCTGGACCCCGGCGCGGGCACGTACACGCTGGCCGGGGTCCCGGCGGCCGAGATGGACGGCGACGAGGTACGGCGGCTGGTCGGGCTGTGCGCCCAGGACGCCCACCTCTTCGACAGCACCGTCCGGGAGAACCTGCTGCTCGCCCGGAAGGACGCGACCGAGGCCGCGCTGCGGGACGTCCTGCTGCGGGCCCGGCTGCTGGACTGGGTGGACGGACTTCCCGACGGCCTGGACACGCACGTCGGCGAGCACGGCGCCCGGCTCTCCGGCGGTCAGCGGCAGCGCCTCGCGCTGGCCCGCGCGCTGCTCGCGGACTTCCCGGTGCTGGTGCTGGACGAGCCCGCCGAGCACCTCGACCTGCCCACGGCGGACGCCCTCACCGACGATCTGCTGGCCGCGACCGAGGGCCGAACCTCGCTGCTGATCACGCACCGGCTGGCCGGCCTGGCCGCCGTCGACGAGGTGCTCGTCCTGGACGCGGGGCGCGTGGTGCAGCGCGGCCCGTACGCCGAGCTGCTCGCCGTGGACGGCCCGCTGGCCGCGATGGCCCGCCGCGAGGCCGAGGCGGAGGCCCTCGTCGTGCTCTGA
- the cydB gene encoding cytochrome d ubiquinol oxidase subunit II — MELHDVWFVLIAVLWTGYFFLEGFDFGVGVLTRLLARNRPERRVLINTIGPVWDGNEVWLLSAGGATFAAFPEWYATLFSGFYLPLLLILVCLIVRGVGFEYRAKRPEEKWQRNWEWAIFWCSLIPAFLWGVAFGNIVHGVKIDRNFEYVGGLGDLFNPYALLGGAVTLTLFTLHGAVFTALKTVGDIRTRARTLALRLGPVTVVLALGFLVWTQLHSGDVASLVALVVAAVALLGALGAIWRVREGWAFALSGATIAAVVAMLFLSLFPNVMPSTLDADWSLTVTNASSSPYTLKIMTWCAVIAAPLVMLYQAWTYWVFRKRIGTQHIAEAAH; from the coding sequence ATGGAACTGCATGACGTCTGGTTCGTACTCATAGCCGTGCTCTGGACCGGCTACTTCTTCCTGGAGGGGTTCGACTTCGGGGTCGGGGTGCTGACCCGGCTGCTCGCCCGGAACCGGCCCGAGCGGCGGGTGCTGATCAACACCATCGGCCCGGTCTGGGACGGCAACGAGGTGTGGCTGCTCTCCGCGGGCGGTGCGACCTTCGCCGCCTTCCCGGAGTGGTACGCCACCCTGTTCTCCGGCTTCTATCTGCCGCTGCTGCTCATCCTGGTCTGCCTGATCGTGCGCGGCGTGGGCTTCGAGTACCGGGCCAAGCGGCCCGAGGAGAAGTGGCAGCGCAACTGGGAGTGGGCGATCTTCTGGTGCTCGCTGATCCCGGCGTTCCTCTGGGGCGTGGCCTTCGGCAACATCGTGCACGGCGTGAAGATCGACCGGAACTTCGAGTACGTCGGCGGGCTGGGCGACCTGTTCAACCCCTACGCCCTGCTCGGCGGCGCGGTGACCCTCACCCTGTTCACCCTCCACGGGGCGGTGTTCACGGCGCTCAAGACCGTCGGTGACATTCGGACGCGGGCCCGGACCCTGGCGCTGCGCCTCGGCCCGGTGACCGTCGTCCTGGCGCTCGGCTTCCTCGTCTGGACGCAGCTCCACAGCGGGGACGTCGCCAGCCTGGTCGCCCTCGTCGTGGCGGCCGTCGCCCTGCTCGGCGCGCTGGGTGCCATCTGGCGGGTGCGGGAGGGCTGGGCGTTCGCGCTGTCCGGGGCGACCATCGCGGCCGTCGTGGCGATGCTGTTCCTGTCGCTCTTCCCGAACGTGATGCCGTCCACCCTCGACGCGGACTGGAGCCTGACGGTCACCAACGCCTCGTCGAGCCCGTACACCCTCAAGATCATGACGTGGTGCGCCGTCATCGCCGCCCCGCTGGTCATGCTCTACCAGGCATGGACCTACTGGGTCTTCCGCAAGCGCATCGGTACCCAGCACATCGCCGAAGCCGCACACTGA
- a CDS encoding cytochrome ubiquinol oxidase subunit I, producing MELALAPETLARWQFGITTVYHFLFVPLTISLAALTAGLQTAWVRTEKEVYLRATKFWGKLFLINIAMGVVTGIVQEFQFGMNWSEYSRFVGDIFGAPLAFEALIAFFFESTFIGLWIFGWDKLPKKIHLACIWMVSIGTILSAYFILAANSWMQHPVGFRINKERGRAELTDFWAVLTQNTALAQAFHTLSAAFLTGGAFMVGLAAYHLTRRRHIKVMRTSLRLGLITVVIAGLLTAISGDTLGKVMFKQQPMKMAAAEALWDGQKPAPFSVFAYGDVDKGHNTVAIEVPGLLSFLANDDFSSYVPGINDVNKAEQQKFGPGDYRPNIPVAYWGFRWMIGFGMASFTLGALGLWLTRKKFLLPRHLRTGDDEVPLLVLFGKRTLGPKLTSWFWRVATWTMAFPLIANSWGWIFTEMGRQPWVVYGLFQTRQAVSPGVSQTEVAISMAVFTALYAILAVIEVRLLVKYAKAGPPELTEADLNPPTKIGGDHQDADRPMAFSY from the coding sequence GTGGAACTGGCGTTGGCGCCGGAGACCCTGGCGCGCTGGCAGTTCGGCATCACCACCGTCTATCACTTTCTGTTCGTCCCGCTGACGATCTCCCTGGCCGCCCTGACGGCCGGACTGCAGACCGCCTGGGTGCGCACGGAGAAGGAGGTCTACCTCAGGGCCACCAAGTTCTGGGGCAAGCTCTTCCTGATCAACATCGCGATGGGCGTGGTCACCGGCATCGTGCAGGAGTTCCAGTTCGGCATGAACTGGTCGGAGTACTCGCGCTTCGTCGGAGACATCTTCGGCGCCCCGCTGGCCTTCGAGGCGCTGATCGCCTTCTTCTTCGAGTCGACCTTCATCGGGCTGTGGATCTTCGGCTGGGACAAGCTGCCGAAGAAGATCCACCTGGCCTGCATATGGATGGTCTCGATCGGCACGATCCTCTCGGCGTACTTCATCCTCGCGGCCAACTCCTGGATGCAGCACCCCGTCGGCTTCCGGATCAACAAGGAGCGGGGGCGCGCCGAACTGACCGACTTCTGGGCCGTGCTGACCCAGAACACCGCGCTCGCCCAGGCGTTCCACACCCTCTCCGCGGCCTTCCTGACCGGCGGCGCCTTCATGGTGGGCCTGGCCGCCTATCACCTGACCCGGCGCCGGCACATCAAGGTGATGCGGACCTCGCTGCGGCTCGGCCTGATCACCGTGGTGATCGCCGGCCTGCTCACCGCCATCAGCGGCGACACCCTCGGCAAGGTGATGTTCAAGCAGCAGCCGATGAAGATGGCCGCCGCCGAGGCCCTGTGGGACGGTCAGAAGCCCGCGCCCTTCTCGGTTTTCGCCTACGGAGACGTGGACAAGGGCCACAACACCGTCGCCATCGAGGTGCCGGGCCTGCTGTCCTTCCTCGCCAACGACGACTTCTCCTCGTACGTCCCCGGCATCAACGACGTCAACAAGGCCGAGCAGCAGAAGTTCGGGCCCGGTGACTACCGGCCCAACATCCCGGTCGCCTACTGGGGCTTCCGCTGGATGATCGGGTTCGGCATGGCCTCCTTCACCCTCGGGGCGCTCGGGCTCTGGCTGACCCGGAAGAAGTTCCTGCTCCCCCGGCACCTGCGTACCGGCGACGACGAGGTGCCGCTGCTGGTGCTGTTCGGGAAGCGGACGCTGGGCCCGAAGCTCACCTCCTGGTTCTGGCGCGTGGCCACCTGGACGATGGCCTTCCCGCTGATCGCCAACTCCTGGGGCTGGATCTTCACCGAGATGGGCCGCCAGCCCTGGGTCGTCTACGGCCTGTTCCAGACCCGCCAAGCGGTCTCCCCCGGTGTCTCCCAGACCGAGGTCGCCATCTCCATGGCCGTCTTCACCGCGCTGTACGCGATTCTCGCGGTCATCGAGGTCCGGCTGCTCGTCAAGTACGCCAAGGCCGGTCCCCCGGAGCTGACCGAGGCCGATCTCAACCCGCCCACGAAGATCGGCGGCGACCACCAGGACGCCGACCGGCCGATGGCCTTCTCGTACTAG
- the hisC gene encoding histidinol-phosphate transaminase, giving the protein MSETSPKLRAELEGIPTYKPGKPASAEGPVAFKLSSNENPYPPLPGVMERVAAAVAEFNRYPDMACGGLMAELAERFGVPVSHLATGTGSVGVAQQLVQATSGPGDEVIYAWRSFEAYPIITRISGATPVQVPLTPGDVHDLDAMADAITERTRLIFVCNPNNPTGTVVRRAELERFLDRVPKDVLVVLDEAYREFIRDPEVPDGVELYRERPNVCVLRTFSKAYGLAGLRVGFAIAHEPVAAALRKTAVPFGVSHVAQEAAIASLQAEDELLGRVGSLVCERARVVDALRAQGWTVPETQANFVWLRLGERTMEFAAACEDHGVVVRPFAGEGVRVTVGENEANDMFLKAAEAFRRETAD; this is encoded by the coding sequence GTGAGCGAGACGAGCCCCAAGCTGCGCGCCGAGCTGGAGGGTATCCCCACCTACAAGCCGGGCAAGCCCGCATCGGCCGAGGGTCCGGTCGCCTTCAAGCTGTCCTCGAACGAGAACCCCTATCCCCCGCTGCCCGGTGTCATGGAGCGGGTCGCGGCGGCCGTCGCCGAGTTCAACCGCTACCCCGACATGGCGTGCGGCGGCCTGATGGCCGAGCTGGCGGAGCGTTTCGGCGTCCCCGTCTCCCACTTGGCCACGGGCACCGGCTCGGTCGGCGTGGCCCAGCAGCTCGTGCAGGCGACCAGCGGTCCGGGCGACGAGGTGATCTACGCCTGGCGCTCCTTCGAGGCGTACCCGATCATCACGCGGATCAGCGGGGCCACGCCCGTGCAGGTGCCGCTCACGCCGGGCGATGTGCACGACCTGGACGCGATGGCGGACGCGATCACCGAGCGGACCCGGCTGATCTTCGTCTGCAACCCCAACAACCCGACCGGCACCGTGGTGCGCCGGGCCGAGCTGGAGCGGTTCCTCGACCGGGTGCCGAAGGACGTGCTCGTGGTGCTGGACGAGGCGTACCGGGAGTTCATCCGCGACCCCGAGGTGCCCGACGGTGTCGAGCTGTACCGGGAGCGGCCGAACGTCTGCGTGCTGCGCACCTTCTCCAAGGCGTACGGGCTGGCCGGCCTGCGGGTCGGTTTCGCCATCGCGCACGAGCCGGTGGCGGCCGCGCTGCGCAAGACGGCGGTGCCGTTCGGCGTCAGCCATGTCGCGCAGGAGGCGGCGATCGCCTCGCTCCAGGCGGAGGACGAGCTGCTCGGCCGGGTCGGCTCGCTGGTGTGCGAGCGCGCCCGGGTGGTCGACGCGCTGCGCGCGCAGGGCTGGACGGTGCCGGAGACGCAGGCCAACTTCGTATGGCTGCGGCTGGGGGAGCGGACCATGGAGTTCGCGGCGGCGTGCGAGGACCACGGGGTGGTCGTGCGACCGTTCGCCGGTGAGGGCGTGCGGGTGACGGTCGGGGAGAACGAGGCGAACGACATGTTCCTGAAGGCGGCGGAGGCGTTCCGTCGCGAGACGGCGGACTGA
- a CDS encoding LacI family DNA-binding transcriptional regulator, with product MTAAGKHQVSRAETSRRGSRPGRAGIRDVAAAAGVSITTVSDALNGKGRLPDATRRHVREVADRLGYRPSAAARTLRTGKSGLIGLTVTTYGDEPFTFTEFAYFAEMARAATSAALARGYALVILPATSRHDVWSNVALDGTVVIDPSDQDPVVSELVRQGLPVVSDGRPAGSLPVTAWVDNDHEAAVMGILDHLAAAGARRIGLLTGTTTDTYTHLSTTAYLRWCERVGQDPVYEAYPAHDPCAGAVAADRLLARPDRPDAVYGLFDPNGTDLLAAARRYGLRVPDDLLLVCCSESTVYATTEPPITTLSLKPRRIGTAVVQLLIDAIEGVESDQPVEQVIPTELIVRTSSQRRPPRTTVSPPRTPERS from the coding sequence ATGACAGCAGCAGGGAAGCACCAGGTGAGCCGCGCGGAAACCTCCCGGCGGGGCAGCCGGCCCGGACGGGCCGGCATCAGAGACGTGGCCGCCGCCGCCGGGGTCTCCATCACGACCGTCTCCGACGCCCTCAACGGCAAGGGGCGGCTCCCGGACGCCACCCGCCGCCATGTCCGCGAGGTCGCGGACCGACTGGGCTACCGGCCCTCGGCCGCGGCCCGCACCCTCCGTACCGGCAAGTCCGGCCTGATCGGCCTGACCGTGACGACGTACGGGGATGAACCTTTCACCTTCACCGAGTTCGCGTACTTCGCCGAGATGGCGCGGGCCGCCACCTCCGCCGCGCTCGCCCGCGGGTACGCCCTGGTCATCCTGCCCGCGACCTCCCGGCACGACGTGTGGTCCAACGTCGCGCTGGACGGCACGGTCGTCATCGACCCCTCCGACCAGGACCCGGTCGTCAGCGAACTGGTCCGGCAGGGCCTGCCGGTCGTCTCCGACGGCCGCCCGGCCGGCTCCCTCCCGGTCACCGCCTGGGTCGACAACGACCACGAGGCCGCCGTCATGGGCATCCTGGACCACCTCGCCGCCGCCGGGGCCCGCCGTATCGGCCTGCTCACCGGCACCACGACGGACACGTACACCCACCTGTCCACCACCGCCTACCTGCGCTGGTGCGAGCGGGTCGGCCAGGACCCGGTCTACGAGGCGTACCCGGCGCACGACCCGTGCGCGGGCGCCGTCGCCGCCGACCGGCTGCTCGCCCGGCCCGACCGCCCGGACGCCGTCTACGGCCTCTTCGACCCCAACGGCACCGATCTGCTCGCCGCCGCCCGGCGCTACGGCCTGCGCGTCCCCGACGATCTGCTGCTGGTGTGCTGCAGCGAGTCCACCGTGTACGCGACCACCGAGCCGCCCATCACCACGCTCTCGCTGAAGCCGCGCCGCATCGGCACGGCGGTCGTGCAGCTCCTCATCGACGCCATCGAGGGGGTCGAGTCGGACCAGCCGGTCGAGCAGGTGATACCGACGGAGTTGATCGTGCGCACCTCTTCCCAGCGCCGTCCGCCGCGCACCACGGTCAGCCCGCCGCGGACGCCGGAACGAAGCTGA
- a CDS encoding metallophosphoesterase, producing the protein MTQGAGQGPETERTATLRDFRVPAYVHETGPYADVHPGDVVPPHAGDHPDGYTPTERDLPVIQRDTLPPPPVEPAPAAAPQPEDGPGPLFVVGDVHGYIEELLSALREKGLVDEEGQWCAGTARLWFLGDFTDRGPDGIGVIDLVMRLSAEAAAAGGYCKALMGNHELLLLGAKRFGDTPVHSGAGTATFQAAWLLNGGQKTDMDRLQDHHLQWMARLDAVEEVDGHLLLHSDTTAYLDYGDSIEAVNDTVREALTRNDADEIWDLFRKFTKRFSFRDEGGADAVRSLLDTYGGSRVVHGHSPIPYLLGQVGSEEGEERGEPHVEGPHVYADGLAIAMDGGVTMAGKLLVQQLPLDI; encoded by the coding sequence ATGACTCAGGGGGCCGGTCAGGGACCCGAGACGGAGCGTACGGCGACGTTGCGCGACTTCCGGGTGCCCGCGTACGTCCATGAGACCGGTCCGTACGCCGACGTGCACCCCGGTGACGTCGTCCCCCCGCACGCGGGGGACCACCCCGACGGGTACACCCCGACCGAGCGCGACCTGCCGGTGATCCAGCGCGACACCCTCCCGCCACCGCCCGTCGAGCCCGCTCCCGCCGCCGCGCCGCAGCCCGAGGACGGTCCCGGCCCGCTGTTCGTCGTGGGGGACGTCCACGGCTACATCGAGGAGCTGCTGAGCGCGCTGCGTGAGAAGGGCCTGGTCGACGAGGAGGGCCAGTGGTGCGCGGGCACCGCCCGGCTGTGGTTCCTCGGCGACTTCACCGACCGGGGCCCGGACGGCATCGGCGTCATCGACCTCGTGATGCGGCTGTCCGCCGAGGCCGCGGCGGCCGGCGGCTACTGCAAGGCGCTCATGGGCAACCACGAGCTGCTGCTGCTGGGCGCCAAGCGGTTCGGCGACACCCCGGTCCACTCCGGCGCGGGCACCGCCACCTTCCAGGCGGCCTGGCTGCTCAACGGCGGCCAGAAGACCGACATGGACCGCCTCCAGGACCACCACCTCCAGTGGATGGCCCGGCTCGACGCGGTCGAGGAGGTCGACGGCCATCTGCTGCTCCACTCCGACACCACCGCCTACCTCGACTACGGCGACTCGATCGAGGCGGTCAACGACACCGTCCGCGAAGCGCTGACCCGCAACGACGCGGACGAGATCTGGGACCTGTTCCGCAAGTTCACCAAGCGCTTCTCCTTCCGCGACGAGGGCGGCGCCGACGCCGTGCGCTCCCTGCTGGACACCTACGGCGGCTCCCGGGTCGTGCACGGCCACAGCCCGATCCCCTACCTGCTCGGCCAGGTGGGCTCCGAGGAGGGCGAGGAGCGGGGCGAGCCCCACGTCGAGGGCCCGCACGTCTACGCCGACGGCCTCGCCATCGCCATGGACGGCGGCGTGACCATGGCCGGAAAGCTGCTGGTCCAGCAACTCCCGCTGGACATCTGA